In Candidatus Vicinibacter proximus, the following are encoded in one genomic region:
- a CDS encoding T9SS type A sorting domain-containing protein translates to MKKNYLVLFAFLLQLTFLFAQNRYLDPMFGVQRTPNVDYGKNIGIITGAPAPEDLKVDIYTPVGDTKTDRPLVLIAHTGSFLPPLYNGQITGSRSDSTVTATAAYLTSRGFVVGTYTHRLGWLPTSTDQNVRTSSLLQAAYRGIQDTRSCIRFFKKSVAESGNPYGIDPSKICVWGIGTGGYLALGAGSLNDFGEVVLDKFINTTTLTPYIDSTILGNIYGTSQAAICLPNHPGYSSDFQLSVNLGGALGDSSWLDGEAVEPAYVGVHCQNDFFAPYYEGAVIVPTTNQFVIFATGTRKCIELANRYGSNDILKSVDPDHDPLKDLVAAQKTNNIVLPLTMQRIIQGTDNFYGFDIPLIYNNAVVPQGSPWDWWDLNTLKAVVTAVNAARGTNFNADSLHLSGLRTNPDMSSAKAHRYLDTVFALVMPRVCVALKLGCTFVGLKEVTEEEIGLVVSPNPARENMRFETSDKNPIESVYFYDMEGRLVKAHTNINANQTNIPRHNLNAGIYLAQVRTKDKVVTKQVIFQD, encoded by the coding sequence ATGAAAAAAAATTACTTGGTTTTATTCGCTTTTCTGTTGCAATTGACTTTCTTATTTGCACAGAACAGGTATCTTGATCCAATGTTTGGGGTACAAAGGACACCAAATGTGGATTATGGTAAGAACATTGGTATTATTACCGGTGCCCCCGCACCGGAAGATTTGAAAGTGGATATTTACACTCCGGTAGGAGACACAAAGACAGATCGGCCTTTGGTCCTTATAGCACATACTGGGAGTTTTCTTCCTCCCTTATACAACGGTCAAATTACAGGATCTCGTTCCGATTCTACAGTCACAGCTACTGCAGCATACCTAACCTCAAGAGGTTTTGTAGTTGGAACATATACCCACCGACTTGGATGGTTACCTACTTCCACCGATCAAAATGTGAGAACCTCATCACTATTGCAAGCAGCTTACAGAGGAATTCAAGATACTAGATCATGTATCCGATTTTTTAAAAAATCTGTAGCTGAATCAGGAAATCCATATGGAATTGACCCGTCTAAAATTTGTGTTTGGGGTATTGGAACAGGTGGATATCTAGCTTTAGGTGCAGGTAGTTTGAATGATTTCGGCGAAGTAGTATTAGATAAATTTATCAATACCACGACACTAACTCCTTATATTGATAGTACCATACTTGGAAATATCTATGGAACGTCTCAAGCTGCTATTTGTCTTCCAAACCATCCAGGTTACTCTTCAGATTTTCAATTGAGTGTTAACTTGGGAGGTGCGCTTGGGGATTCTTCATGGTTAGATGGAGAAGCAGTTGAACCAGCATATGTTGGCGTTCATTGTCAAAATGACTTTTTTGCGCCTTACTATGAAGGGGCTGTAATTGTTCCTACAACCAACCAATTTGTGATTTTTGCAACCGGTACTAGAAAATGTATTGAATTAGCAAACAGATATGGCAGTAATGATATCTTGAAATCGGTTGATCCTGATCACGATCCTTTAAAGGATTTGGTTGCCGCTCAAAAAACCAACAACATTGTTTTACCTCTTACAATGCAAAGAATCATACAGGGTACAGATAATTTTTATGGTTTTGATATTCCTTTGATTTATAACAATGCGGTTGTTCCACAAGGCTCACCTTGGGATTGGTGGGATTTGAATACTTTAAAGGCAGTTGTTACAGCTGTTAATGCAGCAAGAGGAACAAATTTTAATGCAGATTCATTGCACTTGAGTGGACTTCGAACCAATCCGGATATGTCTTCTGCAAAAGCTCATAGATATTTGGATACAGTATTTGCATTGGTTATGCCTAGAGTTTGTGTTGCCCTAAAATTAGGATGTACTTTTGTTGGATTAAAAGAAGTCACTGAAGAAGAAATTGGTCTGGTTGTTTCTCCAAATCCTGCAAGGGAAAATATGAGATTTGAAACATCCGACAAAAATCCAATTGAATCTGTTTATTTCTATGATATGGAAGGACGTTTGGTAAAAGCACATACGAACATCAATGCTAACCAGACAAATATTCCTAGGCATAATTTGAATGCAGGTATTTATCTCGCTCAAGTAAGAACTAAGGATAAAGTAGTCACTAAACAAGTGATTTTTCAGGATTAA
- a CDS encoding alpha/beta hydrolase fold domain-containing protein → MKINIYLVAFFFISFWGQSQNCDYVNPRFGVRNVKNIFLGTELDYRLLPDSLFVDIYYPVGDPEAKRPLVMLSFGGGFIGGARQDLAPLCEEFAKRGFVAATIDYRIGFDGISILATDSAEILRAGFRGAQDGKCALRYLKSRHLEDSIDLNRVWVGGVSAGSIVALATAFLSRDEEKPNEAGMINPVGGRMRPDLGPIEGTRFVGTYDSKVQGVFNLFGALLNPENIEAGNQIAVMSYHQTEDPVVPCGAKKPYYGTPLVANNYPTAYGSCVIEQRLKDLNVDSKLHKTWIYKGTEHGIHNQVEVLNFFFEGANPILCNLVSKSDDLNQSADIHVYPNPFNDEIVVDGVASGSKYQLSDINGKTIIKGILSPSMKIPSQTIVEGLYILTFQEQNKLRSFKLSKI, encoded by the coding sequence ATGAAAATAAATATTTACCTGGTTGCATTCTTTTTTATTTCATTCTGGGGACAAAGCCAGAATTGTGATTATGTAAACCCAAGATTTGGGGTAAGAAATGTGAAGAATATTTTCTTGGGTACTGAGTTGGATTATCGCTTGCTACCGGATTCACTTTTTGTAGACATTTATTATCCGGTCGGCGATCCTGAAGCAAAAAGACCATTGGTGATGCTGTCTTTTGGCGGTGGATTTATTGGTGGGGCAAGACAAGATTTGGCTCCATTGTGTGAGGAATTTGCAAAGAGGGGTTTTGTTGCAGCAACTATTGATTATAGAATTGGATTTGATGGTATTTCGATTTTGGCTACCGATTCGGCAGAAATTTTAAGAGCCGGATTTCGCGGGGCCCAGGATGGGAAATGTGCCCTCAGATATTTAAAATCTAGACATCTCGAAGATTCAATTGACTTAAATAGAGTATGGGTAGGTGGCGTAAGTGCTGGAAGTATTGTAGCATTGGCTACTGCATTTCTTAGCAGAGATGAAGAAAAACCGAATGAAGCAGGAATGATCAATCCCGTAGGAGGCAGAATGAGGCCTGATCTTGGACCAATTGAAGGTACACGATTTGTAGGCACTTACGACTCCAAAGTGCAAGGAGTTTTTAATCTTTTCGGAGCATTACTAAATCCTGAAAATATTGAAGCAGGAAACCAGATTGCCGTAATGTCCTATCACCAGACGGAAGATCCTGTAGTTCCATGTGGCGCTAAAAAACCATATTATGGAACACCTCTTGTCGCCAATAACTATCCAACAGCCTATGGAAGTTGTGTGATTGAACAGAGATTAAAGGATTTGAATGTGGACTCAAAATTACACAAGACCTGGATCTATAAGGGGACGGAACATGGAATACATAATCAGGTGGAGGTTTTAAATTTTTTCTTTGAAGGTGCAAATCCAATCTTATGCAATTTAGTTTCCAAATCTGATGATCTGAATCAGAGTGCCGATATTCATGTATACCCAAATCCTTTCAACGATGAAATAGTGGTGGATGGGGTAGCTTCTGGAAGTAAATACCAACTTTCCGATATAAATGGAAAAACAATTATTAAAGGAATTTTATCTCCTTCAATGAAAATACCTTCCCAAACAATTGTTGAGGGTTTATACATCCTTACTTTCCAGGAGCAGAATAAATTAAGGTCATTTAAACTCAGTAAGATTTAA
- a CDS encoding bifunctional 5,10-methylenetetrahydrofolate dehydrogenase/5,10-methenyltetrahydrofolate cyclohydrolase translates to MLLDGVQLSGIIRREIAERVIEFCGNETRPPHLAAVLIGANPASQAYVRNKIKACEEVGFASTLIKKPENTTQEQLIELIQGLNQNKDIDGYIVQLPLPRHINEEEINLAIDPAKDVDGFHPNNFGRMALGMPTFLPATPKGIMMMLDRYQVDTEGKHCVVLGRSNIVGTPISLLMSKKTKPGNATVTIAHSRSKNIKDLTLTADIIIVALGIPRFLKSDMVKPGTVVIDVGINKIEDPNHPKGYRLVGDVDFDEVSPLCSAITPVPGGVGPMTITALLDNTWKAFKKD, encoded by the coding sequence ATGTTATTAGATGGTGTACAATTGTCCGGAATCATTCGCCGCGAAATTGCAGAAAGAGTTATTGAATTTTGCGGTAATGAAACAAGACCACCTCATTTAGCTGCAGTTTTAATTGGTGCAAATCCTGCTAGCCAGGCGTATGTAAGAAATAAAATTAAAGCTTGTGAAGAAGTTGGTTTTGCTTCAACTTTAATCAAAAAACCTGAAAACACAACGCAGGAACAATTGATTGAACTCATACAAGGATTAAATCAGAATAAGGATATAGATGGTTATATTGTCCAGTTACCCTTGCCAAGACATATAAATGAAGAAGAAATAAATCTTGCTATTGATCCAGCTAAAGATGTCGATGGATTTCATCCAAATAATTTCGGAAGAATGGCTTTGGGTATGCCTACATTTTTGCCTGCCACACCAAAAGGCATCATGATGATGCTGGATCGTTATCAAGTGGATACAGAGGGAAAACATTGTGTTGTGCTAGGTCGAAGTAATATTGTTGGTACCCCAATATCGCTTTTAATGTCTAAGAAAACCAAGCCAGGTAACGCAACGGTTACTATTGCGCACAGTCGTTCCAAAAATATTAAGGACCTTACGCTGACTGCAGATATTATCATTGTAGCACTTGGAATTCCAAGATTCCTGAAATCAGATATGGTCAAACCAGGTACAGTGGTTATTGATGTTGGCATTAATAAAATTGAAGATCCCAATCATCCTAAAGGTTATCGCTTGGTTGGAGATGTGGATTTTGATGAAGTTAGCCCCCTTTGCTCAGCCATCACCCCAGTGCCTGGAGGTGTTGGACCAATGACCATAACTGCATTGTTAGATAACACCTGGAAGGCTTTTAAAAAGGATTGA